The Deltaproteobacteria bacterium genome contains the following window.
CATCCGAAGTACGTCACCGCGACCGTGAAGTGCGCCTGCGGGAACACCTTCGAGACGATGTCGGTCACGGAGGAGATCAAGGTGGCGATCTGCTCCAACTGCCACCCGTTCTTCACGGGCAAGCAGAAGCTGATCGACACCGCGGGACGGATCGAGAAGTTCGAGAGGAAGTACGGCAAGGGGGCGAAGGCTTAGTTGCCCCGGGGGGCGCCTTCCGGCCGTGAACGTCTTGCTGCTCACGTGCACCCCCGACCCGGAGCGCGTCGTCGCGCTCGCGGCGCGGCTGTGTTACTCCCCCGCGTCGATCGGTGAACTCCGGGAGGAGATCTCCCGGCGGGACGCGAGGAATCTCGTCCGCCGGGTCCTCTCGATGGGGCACACCTCCGTCCTCGAGCACGTGACCCTCACCTACGGCGTGGAGGGGATCTCCCGCGCCGCCTCGCACCAGCTGGTCCGCCACCGCATCGCCTCGTATTCCCAGC
Protein-coding sequences here:
- the rpmE gene encoding 50S ribosomal protein L31; this encodes HPKYVTATVKCACGNTFETMSVTEEIKVAICSNCHPFFTGKQKLIDTAGRIEKFERKYGKGAKA